The genomic interval CTTCGAGGATGCCGATTGCTCTCGGGTCCTCTCCGCCCTCCTGGATCTCTACCGGGAGGATGGGGGAGGGAAGGGCCTCGACGATCGCCGGGTGGGGCGCCTGGTGGAGGGCCTGGATTCCGGGACGGCCCGGAACCTGGCCACGGCGTTAATTCTGGACGGGAGTGGGAATGTTGATAATATGAGGGTGGAAGACGCCGTTGTGGTATATAATGACCTGCTGGCGACGCTGAAGGAATTCTATATCGAACGTCAAATTAGAAGATTGAAGCAGGAGCTGGAAGGTCTCTCCTCCGCGCCCCATAGGGATCATGAGCGTGAACGCGAGCTCTCGGAGGAGATTTATTCCCTCGAGCGCCTGAAGAGGGAGCTCAGAAGGGGCCGCGCTGGCTAAAGGACAGCGTGAGAGCGCTCGATTAATCTTAATAACCCTCATTTCAGGTGATTTATATGGACGACTGGAAAGACCTCGATTACGACGAGATAAAGGAACTGCTCTCCAGGGGCCAGGGCAGGGGCATCCTGACCCACGACGAGATAAGCGAGTCCCTGCAGGGCCTCAACCTGACCGCGGAGCAGATGGATCACCTCTATATGCTCCTCGATGAGCTGAACGTTGAGGTAGTGGACGGGCCTACGGATGAAAGCCTCCAGGACCTCGAGGACGAAGAGGATAAGGATGCCTCCCGCCTGGATAGCCTGGAGAGGGAACTGGAGCTGGCCGGGAAAACCCCCACCAACGATCCGGTGCGCATGTACCTCAAGGAGATAGGGAAGGTCCCCCTGCTCACCGCCCAGGAGGAGGTGGAGCTGGCCAAGAAGATCGAGGAGGGCGAGAAGGCCTCCGCCAGGCTGCGGGAGATGGGGGACAAGCTGAGCCGCGAGGAGAAGCGGGCCCTACAGCGTAAGGAGAGGGAGGGTCAGGAGGCCAAGCGCAAGCTGGTGGAGGCCAACCTACGGCTGGTGGTCTCCATCGCCAAGCGCTACGTGGGAAGGGGGATGCTCTTCCTGGACCTCATCCAGGAGGGGAACCTGGGCCTCATCAGGGCGGTGGAGAAGTTCGACTTCCGCAAGGGCTACAAGTTCTCCACCTACGCCACTTGGTGGATAAGGCAGGCCATCACCCGGGCTATCGCCGACCAGGCCCGCACCATCCGCATCCCCGTGCACATGGTGGAGACCATTAACAAGCTCATCCGGGTACAGCGGCAGCTTCTCCAGGAGCTGGGCAGGGAGCCTACGCCGGAGGAGATCGCCGAGCGCATGGAGCTCACCCCGGAGAAGGTGCGGGAGATCATCAAGGTCTCCCAGGAGCCGGTGTCCCTGGAGACTCCCATAGGTGAGGAGGAGGATTCCCACCTGGGCGATTTCA from Actinomycetota bacterium carries:
- the rpoD gene encoding RNA polymerase sigma factor RpoD; the encoded protein is MDDWKDLDYDEIKELLSRGQGRGILTHDEISESLQGLNLTAEQMDHLYMLLDELNVEVVDGPTDESLQDLEDEEDKDASRLDSLERELELAGKTPTNDPVRMYLKEIGKVPLLTAQEEVELAKKIEEGEKASARLREMGDKLSREEKRALQRKEREGQEAKRKLVEANLRLVVSIAKRYVGRGMLFLDLIQEGNLGLIRAVEKFDFRKGYKFSTYATWWIRQAITRAIADQARTIRIPVHMVETINKLIRVQRQLLQELGREPTPEEIAERMELTPEKVREIIKVSQEPVSLETPIGEEEDSHLGDFIEDSDAVVPADAASFILLQEQLEDVLNSLSEREREVIKLRFGLVDGHPRTLEEVGREFGVTRERIRQIESKTLAKLRHPTRSAKLRDFLE